Genomic segment of bacterium:
GTCGTCGTGGATCGCGCGGACGAACGCGTCGTAGAGCGCGCTCTTGATCTGTTCCTTGTTCGCGCGGCCGTAGACTTCGCGGAAGGCCTTGAGCGGGATGATCCCCTTGGCCATCGAACGGTGGCCGCCGCCGACGCCGAGGCCTTCGACGACGGCGCGTACGACCTCGCCGGCGGCGCGGACGTAGCCCACGTTCCGGACCGAGAAGACGAGATCGCGCCCGACCGTTCCGACGGCGATCGACCACTCGGCGCCTTCGGCCTGGAGTGCCATGTCGGCGACCTGCGGGATGACGTCTTCGCGCACGCGGCCCAGCACGAGGATGTTGATGCCGTCGCGGACGTCGACGGCCGAGAGCGCGCGACCGAGCGCCTTGAGGCCGTCGTGCGGCAGCGCGGGGCGTTCGATCCGTCGCAGCAGCGCCGGCGAGTGCGATGCGTGCAAATAGGAGAACGAGAGCATGTCCCGGTTGCTCGTCTGCCTGCCCAGGTACTGGGTGTCGCTCTTGATGCCGTAGAGGAGCGCGGTCGCGAGCTTCGCGTTGATCTCGGTGTCGGTCGCGCGGAGGTACTCGGTGAAGATCGAGGCGGTCGCGCCGTAGGACACGCGAATGTCCTTGATGGTGGCGCTGTAGCCCGTGCGCTCCGGATGGTGATCGATCACGACGTCGGGCTGCTTGAGTCGCTCCGGCGGATCGTCGCCGAACACGTTCGGCTGGACGTCGACGAGCACGAGGGCATCGAACTCCGACAGCTCCTCCGGCGTGATGACCCGGACCTCGATTCCGATCGCATCGCAGAGCGCCTGGTTCTCCGGGCGCTGGACCTCGCCGAAGGAGATCAACGGCGCCGTCGTGCGCTTGCGTCCGAGCAGGTATCGGAGGGCATACGCGCTCGCGATTCCGTCCGGATCCGGATCCGGCTGGAGCAGGATCCCGACCTTCTCCCGGTCCCCGAGCAGCTCCCGGATCTTGACCACGCGCTGGAGATTCGCGAGGTGGCCGAACTCGTCGTTGATGTCGTCGCGGATCTGGGTCTTCCAGCCCGTGCGCCGCAGGGTCGGGTGATCCGGCAGGTCGTCCGAGGTCAGGCTGTCCGAGAGGACGAGGATCGCGGCGTCTTCGTCGAGCTTCCGGATCTCGCGGACGGCGAGGCGGGTCCACGGTCCTTCGTCGCTGACGAGCGCGAACTCGTCGTCCGGCGTCGGGTCGAGCTTGCCGATCGACTCTTCGTCGAGGCCGCCCTGCAGGATCTTGAAGCCCGGCGGTCGCGCACGGGCCTCCTCTTCGTCACGCGGAATCCACGTGAGTTCTTCGGACGAATCGGTGCCGATGCGGCTCCACAGGCGCGCGCTCTCGGCTCCATCGCAGATGATGATTCGACGTCCCAAACGGCTCACCCCACGCCGCGGCGAACACTCGCCTGCACGCCCGGCCGTTTCACTGGGCCGGGGCGGCGTCCGATCGGGGCCCACGACCTCCGTACACGGACCCACCGCTGGTTTCGGTGGGTCGGGTCGGGGGGCGGACCTCGGTCGCTTCGAAGGCGGGAAGTTACCGCATGCCTGCCGGCGGGCGACGGGTGGAATGCCGGCGCCCTGCCCGTGAACGCGGGGCCTCGGCCCCTCGGGACGTGATGCGCCCCCATCCATGCGCCGGCGGATCGCAGGAGCCGCGTTAGGATGGGCGCCCGATCGCCGCCGGCGGCGGTCCGAGCAGGGGAGATCGCGCATGCGTCTGGTGAATCTCGAAGGTCGCGTCGGGCTCGACGTGGCCGGCCGCTTCGTCGATCTGGCCCTCCACAGCGGAGAGCGCTTTTCGTCGGATCCGATGGCGGTCTTCGGACAATGGGACGAGATCCGTCGCTGGGCCTCGGAGCAGTCGACCGGCGCCGCGGGTCCGATCGTCGAAGTCGAGAAGCTCGGCGCACCCGTGCCGAATCCGACCCAGGTCTTCGCGATCGGCCTCAACTACCAGGATCACGCCGAGGAGGCGAGTCTGCCGATTCCCGACGTTCCGATGGTCTTCACGAAGTTCCCGAGCTGCATCGTGGGGCCGAACGCGGACGTGCCGCTGACCGGCGAGCGGGTCGACTGGGAAGTGGAGCAGGTCGTCGTGATGGGGAAGGAGGCGCGCGACGTGCCCGCCGACCGTGCCTGGGACCACGTCGCGGGCATGACCCTCGGGCAGGACATCTCCGATCGACGGCTGCAGTTCTCGTCGAAGCCGCCGCAGTTCAGCCTCGGCAAGTCCGCCACGAATTTCGGACCGATCGGGCCGGCGCTGGTCAGCCTCGACGAGTTCTCCGACCCGGACGCGGTCGGTCTCCGCTGCTGGGTCGCGGGCGAGAAGATGCAGGACTCGAACACGAGCAACCTGATCTTCACCGTCCCCCAGCTGATCGAGTACATCTCGAAGTTCTGCGTCCTCTATCCGGGGGATCTGATCTTCACCGGAACCCCCGGCGGCGTGGGTTCGGTCCGCGAGCCCCGTCGCTATCTGGCCCCCGGCGAAGTCATCGAGAGCGAGATGGACCAGATCGGGCGCCTCTCGAACCGCTGCGTCACCCGCGGCTAGGCGGACGGGGCGACCGGATGCAGCGCATCTTCGTCGGTGACGTCCAGGGCTGCGCGGACGAGCTCGAGCTCCTCCTCGAGCGGGTCCGCGGGACGTACGGGGACGATTTCGTGCTCTGGGTGGCGGGGGACCTCGTGAACCGGGGCCCGGACAATCGCCGGCCGCTCGAGCGCGTGCGTGCGCTCGTCGAGGCGGGCCGCGCGGAATACGTCCTCGGGAACCACGAGATCCACCTGATCTCGGCGCACCTCGGCCTGCGGGACCTCTCGGAGAACGACTCGATCGGGGACGTGCTCGCGGCGCCGGACGCGGGCGAGTGGGTCACCTGGCTGCGGGGGCGTCCGCTGGTCGTGCCGGGTGAGATCGATGGACAGCATTTCGCGATGATCCACGCGAGCTGCGGCGCGGGTTGGTCCCACGCCGAGCTGGTCGAGCGTGGGGCGGCCGCGAGCGCGCGTCTGTCCGCGGGCGAGTCCGATGCGCGGTCCTTCCTCGCGACGGATCCGCCGGAGGATCCGGTTCGCGACGACCTCGCCCGGCTCACTCGGGGACGCGCGGGCGACGCGAGCGGGTGGTCGAGCAAGCAGCCGGCGACGCCGGAAGGCGCCTGGCACCACGCCTGGGCCGCGGCCGAACCGGACTACGGCCTCGTCTACGGACACTGGGCGAGGCAGGGACTCCACGTCGCAAACGGCCTCCGCGGACTCGACACGGGCTGCGTCCACCACGGCCGCGGGCGCGACGGCTTCCTGACGGCCTGGCTGCCGGACTCGCGACCGCGGCCGGACGGCGGACGGGCCTTCGACGCCCCCGACGACCGCTTCTGGCAGATTCCCGCCCGGCGTCGCTACTACTACCCCACGCAGGATCGGGGCTGAGCCCGGTCGACGCGCTGCCCCTTCCTCGGATCCCTATGCTCGGGGACGGCCACCCATCCCAGCCGCGGTCGGCGACGAGGACCGCGAAGGAGCCCCCACCATGCCCAAGGTCATCATCCCGGTCGTCTTCCAGGGCCCCACCCGCGGGGAGCCCGAGGCGATCGTCGACGGCGAGACGATCGCGGCCTGCTTCGATCAGGTCGAAGAGAAGTTCCCTGGTCTCCGGGAGCTCGTGATCGACCCGAAGACCGGCGAAATCCACAAATTCGTGAAGGTCACCCTGAACGGCGAGCTCCTCGAGCGCGACGTCGACACTCTGGCGCAGTCGGTCTCGGCAACGGACGAGATCGAGGTGATCGCGGCGATCGCCGGCGGCTAGCGGTCGATCCCCCTTCCTTGATTCCGCGCGATTCGCGCGCCGCGTCCGGACCACGAGTTCGGATCGCGCATTGCGGCGAGAGCGCCGCTCCTTCAATCTTCCCCTTCCCGCGCT
This window contains:
- a CDS encoding DHH family phosphoesterase; translation: MGRRIIICDGAESARLWSRIGTDSSEELTWIPRDEEEARARPPGFKILQGGLDEESIGKLDPTPDDEFALVSDEGPWTRLAVREIRKLDEDAAILVLSDSLTSDDLPDHPTLRRTGWKTQIRDDINDEFGHLANLQRVVKIRELLGDREKVGILLQPDPDPDGIASAYALRYLLGRKRTTAPLISFGEVQRPENQALCDAIGIEVRVITPEELSEFDALVLVDVQPNVFGDDPPERLKQPDVVIDHHPERTGYSATIKDIRVSYGATASIFTEYLRATDTEINAKLATALLYGIKSDTQYLGRQTSNRDMLSFSYLHASHSPALLRRIERPALPHDGLKALGRALSAVDVRDGINILVLGRVREDVIPQVADMALQAEGAEWSIAVGTVGRDLVFSVRNVGYVRAAGEVVRAVVEGLGVGGGHRSMAKGIIPLKAFREVYGRANKEQIKSALYDAFVRAIHDDRDES
- a CDS encoding fumarylacetoacetate hydrolase family protein; its protein translation is MRLVNLEGRVGLDVAGRFVDLALHSGERFSSDPMAVFGQWDEIRRWASEQSTGAAGPIVEVEKLGAPVPNPTQVFAIGLNYQDHAEEASLPIPDVPMVFTKFPSCIVGPNADVPLTGERVDWEVEQVVVMGKEARDVPADRAWDHVAGMTLGQDISDRRLQFSSKPPQFSLGKSATNFGPIGPALVSLDEFSDPDAVGLRCWVAGEKMQDSNTSNLIFTVPQLIEYISKFCVLYPGDLIFTGTPGGVGSVREPRRYLAPGEVIESEMDQIGRLSNRCVTRG
- a CDS encoding metallophosphoesterase, with the translated sequence MQRIFVGDVQGCADELELLLERVRGTYGDDFVLWVAGDLVNRGPDNRRPLERVRALVEAGRAEYVLGNHEIHLISAHLGLRDLSENDSIGDVLAAPDAGEWVTWLRGRPLVVPGEIDGQHFAMIHASCGAGWSHAELVERGAAASARLSAGESDARSFLATDPPEDPVRDDLARLTRGRAGDASGWSSKQPATPEGAWHHAWAAAEPDYGLVYGHWARQGLHVANGLRGLDTGCVHHGRGRDGFLTAWLPDSRPRPDGGRAFDAPDDRFWQIPARRRYYYPTQDRG
- a CDS encoding MoaD/ThiS family protein, which produces MPKVIIPVVFQGPTRGEPEAIVDGETIAACFDQVEEKFPGLRELVIDPKTGEIHKFVKVTLNGELLERDVDTLAQSVSATDEIEVIAAIAGG